TGGTTTCCAGGCGCCGAACGATGTCGATGGCGAAGTCTCCGATGGCCGACATGCCGTCGACGTTGATGAGGTCCCAGTCATCTTCGGGGCGGTGATACTCCGAGTGGGTACCGCTGAAGAAATGAAGCACAGGTACCCGGCGGGCGTAGAACGAGGTCTGGTCACTTGGTCCGTAACCGTCCCCGACGCGGCTCACTTTCAGGTCGCTGTCCTCGGACGCAGCGTCCAGTATATCAGGGAATTCCGTTGCGGTCTCTGTCCCGAAGATCTGGAGCTTTCCGTCGCGCAGTCGGCCCACCATGTCGAAGTTCAGCATGGCGGCGATCTTCTCCAGTGGCAGTGGCGAATTCGACACGAAGTGATTGGAGCCGAGCAGTCCCATTTCCTCTCCCGTGAACGCGACGAAAGCGAGATCGACCGATAAGTCGTTGGCGTTCATGGCGAAGTAGCGCGCGAGTTCGAGGAGAAGTGACGTTCCGGAGGCGTTGTCGTCGGCGCCGTTGTGCGGCGTTTCCTCGTCCGGAGCCAGCGACCCTGGACCGCCCATTCCGAGGTGATCGTAGTGTGCACCGATCACGATCGTTCGTCCATCGGAGTTAGTGCCCCGAAGGCGACCACCAACGTTGTACACCGTCGCCTCGAGCGGAGCAACGTTCGCCGTGAGGCCTACGCGCACGAAGGGATTGGTTAGCCACGGTGTCGTAGATGGACTTCCTACGACCTGTACCACTGGGATACCCAGTTCACGGGGGAGGTCGCCGATCTGTGGCTTATTCAACTCCGATACAATAATCAACGCTGCCTTCGCGCCGGCCTCGCGGGCGAGTGTAGCGCGTCGCAAAAGAGACGGGTCGCCGCCAGTGTGAGGATTCCAGTCATCCGGTGTCGAGCCGTCGATAATCGCCACGTTCGCTCGACGTGATTTGAGCACCTCAAAATCGGCCTCTTGCATTCCGTGCCCGACGGACGCCGCTCGTCCAGTGACCTCACCTGCGGACGAAAATGAAAACGGGTACCACTCGGCGCCCAGCTCCAGCACGACAGATCCTTCGGGAGCTTCCATCAGGAACTGGCTGGCGGGCTCGACGCCGAGCGTTGTGGCAAGACTGAACGTCTGTCGATAGGAGGCGCCGTCTTCAAACAGGGGCTCGAGACCATAACTTTCGAATTGGGCGGAGATGTAGGCCGCCGCGCTGTCCGCACCCGGTTCACCCGTCTCGCGACCAGCCAGTTCATCCTGAGCGAGGTAGCGGACGTGGGTTAGCATGCGCGAGGGGTCGAGTTGCTGGGCGTATCCTGCGTCGGTATTGCAGAGGGTCGCGATAGCCAGCACAACCAGGGATCCGAATCTCATGTATCTAAGGTCTTTCTGATGATGGCCGTTGATCACGCCGTTCAACCGGACCCTCTGGGCGTTGTTCGGCGCGCAACACGTGTTCAACGCTTCTTTACAGGCCTGTCTCGTCGATTCGGCGCTGATTCCGGCGACGCCCGCCCGTCTCCGAAGGATGGATCCTACAGCACGAATGTGACTTCTTCCCACGGCCTTCCGGCGGGGCGCCTGTCAGCAGGTGTTCCGCGTCTTCTGCAATGTGAATCGGGCGGGCGACACCGGGTGAACCCGCTCACTCGGTCCACCTGCCCGCAACATTCAACACGGAGGGAACGGCCATGGAAGACAAAGAAGCACTGGCAAGCCGCGCGATGACGCCGATTCGCCATCTTCGACGCGAAGTGGATCGACTCTTTGGAGATATGTTCTCCTCGTTCGGGGAGCACAGCGAACTTTCGTCCAAGGTGTGGGCTCCGCGAATGGACATGTCGGAGACCGATAAAGAGTACGTCGTGCGTGTCGATCTGCCGGGCATCAACAAATCGGATGTGAAGGTTGACGTCGAAGACCACGAGTTGACGATACGCGGCGAGCGATCCGAAGTGAAACGGGACGAGGGCGAGGACTTCATGCTGGTGGAGCGATCCTTTGGAAGCTTCTACCGGAACATCTCGCTGCCGAAAGCTGCGCGGACGGAGGAAGTGAAGGCGGAGTTCAAGAACGGAGAACTCATCGTTCG
The DNA window shown above is from Rhodothermales bacterium and carries:
- a CDS encoding Hsp20/alpha crystallin family protein, which translates into the protein MEDKEALASRAMTPIRHLRREVDRLFGDMFSSFGEHSELSSKVWAPRMDMSETDKEYVVRVDLPGINKSDVKVDVEDHELTIRGERSEVKRDEGEDFMLVERSFGSFYRNISLPKAARTEEVKAEFKNGELIVRVAKASDSQRKSVKIQ
- a CDS encoding M28 family peptidase, with product MRFGSLVVLAIATLCNTDAGYAQQLDPSRMLTHVRYLAQDELAGRETGEPGADSAAAYISAQFESYGLEPLFEDGASYRQTFSLATTLGVEPASQFLMEAPEGSVVLELGAEWYPFSFSSAGEVTGRAASVGHGMQEADFEVLKSRRANVAIIDGSTPDDWNPHTGGDPSLLRRATLAREAGAKAALIIVSELNKPQIGDLPRELGIPVVQVVGSPSTTPWLTNPFVRVGLTANVAPLEATVYNVGGRLRGTNSDGRTIVIGAHYDHLGMGGPGSLAPDEETPHNGADDNASGTSLLLELARYFAMNANDLSVDLAFVAFTGEEMGLLGSNHFVSNSPLPLEKIAAMLNFDMVGRLRDGKLQIFGTETATEFPDILDAASEDSDLKVSRVGDGYGPSDQTSFYARRVPVLHFFSGTHSEYHRPEDDWDLINVDGMSAIGDFAIDIVRRLETSPGMLTYVEQQRPQSSGRRGYGPYLGTIPDFNPVDGGGLAISGVRSESPAEKAGLTGGDVIVRFGGKDVMSINDYAVALREHVPGDSVAIQVRRDGKLIDMTAVLGKRD